The sequence GCGATTTTTGATCGGCTTGCCGTTGATTAAAACTGGCTCTTGAGGCGATGCCGTACCGATAAAAAAAATTTTCTCGGCGACAGTTTGGTGTTCTGAAGGTGGATAAACAATTAATAAAGGCGACTGCGTTTGTGCAGATAAGGAGGTTGCCATCATCCCACCTACTAGCAAAATACTAGCTAAAGCTGCCAGACCGAGAAATTTCATATGTTTACTTAAAAATCAGATTATTTCCATCCTGAGCGATCCATAATTTTAACCGCAGCAGCATTATTTTTACCGTAAGCAGAAACGTTAGTAGTATCGTTTTTGAATTCGCCAAAACTTTCTACCACAGGGTTTAAAGGAGTGCCTTCGACCACAGGATATTCGTTATTCCCTAAAGCAAAAAATTCTTGGGCTTCAGGACTAGCAAGATATTCTAAAAATGCGATCGCATTCTCTTTGTTAGGAGCATTTTTGAGTAAACCTGCGCCACTAATGTTAACGTGCGCTCCTCGATCTTCTTGGTTAGGGAAAAAGATGCCAACTTGTTCAAATACTTCAGGATTGTCTTCGTATCTGGCAAGATAATAAGTGTTGGCTAAGGTAAGGTCTGCTACTCCTGCTGCAACATCTTCAATTTGAGAAGTGTCGTTACCTTGAGGAGAACGGGCAAAATTACTTACTAAACCATTTATCCACTCTGCTGTTGCCTCCTCTCCTTTTTCCTCAATCATTCCTGCTACTAAAGATTGATTGTAGATATTGTCCGAAGAACGAATAATGAACTTTCCCTTCCATTTTGGATCGGCTAAATCTTCATAAGTAGAAAGCTGACTCGGATCTACCTTGTCTTTGTTATAAACAATTACCCGCGCTCGTTTACTGTAACCAAACCAAAGGTTATTCGGATCTTGCAAATTAGTAGGTATTTTTTCTTCTAATATTGTCGACTCTACAGGAGCAAAAATTCCTGCTTGAGCAGCACGCCATAAACGTCCTGCATCTACGGTTATCAAAATGTCTGCGGGGCTATTCGTACCTTCACTTCTAATTCTTTCGATTAACTCATCATCCTTTCCTTCAATTAAGTTGACTTTAATCCCTGTTTGTTCGGTAAAACCGTCATAAAGCTGTTCGTCAGTATTGTAATGGCGAGAAGAATAAATATTTACCTGTCCGCTTTGGGTAGCTGCTTCGGATGGCTGCTCTTCTTGAGATTGATTTCCTGGTGTTTGATTACAGGCAACAATTAAGGCTGCGGTGCTGATACTAAGAAAAAAACGTCGGGAAAATTTACTTATCTGATTAGTCATAAAAATTTCTGGCAACTATACCATTAAAAATATTTAAGAATTTCCATCATACAGTTTTTGCTATTAATTCTTAATAAGCTTGTTTATTGCTTTGATAGTTAATCGAAATTAAATAATTTTGACTGGGTGAAAAACAAGAATTAATAGAACTGAATTAAATGATTAAGTCTTTTTAACTGGCTTTTTGCAAAGGAAAGCCCAAACTTTCTCTCTGTTCCAAATAAAGTTGTGCAACTTGCCGTGCCATGCTGCGAATTCTTCCTATATAACGCGTCCTTTCTGTAACGGCAATCACACCTCTGGCATCTAACAGATTAAAACTATGGGAGCACTTGAGAACATAGTCTAAACTGGGAACTACCAAACCACGCTCAATTAACTGTTTAGCTTCTTGCTCATATAAACTAAATAAATTAAACAACAAATCAGGGTCAGATGCTTCAAAATTGTAGGTACATTGCTCAATTTCAGCCTGCAAGAAAATATCTCCATAGTTGAGGCGATCGTTCCATTTGATTTGCATAATCGTATCCACGTCTTGAAGATACATCGTCAATCTTTCTAAACCATAAGTAATTTCAATGGGGACAGGACAACAATTAATACCCCCACATTGTTGAAAATAGGTAAATTGGGAGATTTCCATTCCATCTAACCAGACTTCCCACCCTACACCCCAAGCACCTAATGTAGGAGACTCCCAATTATCTTCAACAAAACGAATATCATGAGCTTCTGGATGAATACCCAAAACCTTCAATGAATCCAAATAAACCTCTTGAATATTGTCGAGCGAAGGCTTAATTACAACCTGATATTGGAAATAGTGCTGATTTCGATTGGGATTTTCTCCATATCTGCCATCAGTCGGTCTTCTGCAAGGTTCTATATAAGCAACTGACCAAGGTTCTGAACCGATTGCTCGCAAAAAAGTATGATGATTCATTGTAGCTGCACCTTTTTCCGTATCATAAGGTTGAGCAATTAAACA comes from Coleofasciculaceae cyanobacterium and encodes:
- a CDS encoding Fe(3+) ABC transporter substrate-binding protein, with protein sequence MTNQISKFSRRFFLSISTAALIVACNQTPGNQSQEEQPSEAATQSGQVNIYSSRHYNTDEQLYDGFTEQTGIKVNLIEGKDDELIERIRSEGTNSPADILITVDAGRLWRAAQAGIFAPVESTILEEKIPTNLQDPNNLWFGYSKRARVIVYNKDKVDPSQLSTYEDLADPKWKGKFIIRSSDNIYNQSLVAGMIEEKGEEATAEWINGLVSNFARSPQGNDTSQIEDVAAGVADLTLANTYYLARYEDNPEVFEQVGIFFPNQEDRGAHVNISGAGLLKNAPNKENAIAFLEYLASPEAQEFFALGNNEYPVVEGTPLNPVVESFGEFKNDTTNVSAYGKNNAAAVKIMDRSGWK
- the glyQ gene encoding glycine--tRNA ligase subunit alpha, which codes for MSLSFQQVIAALNSFWSDRGCLIAQPYDTEKGAATMNHHTFLRAIGSEPWSVAYIEPCRRPTDGRYGENPNRNQHYFQYQVVIKPSLDNIQEVYLDSLKVLGIHPEAHDIRFVEDNWESPTLGAWGVGWEVWLDGMEISQFTYFQQCGGINCCPVPIEITYGLERLTMYLQDVDTIMQIKWNDRLNYGDIFLQAEIEQCTYNFEASDPDLLFNLFSLYEQEAKQLIERGLVVPSLDYVLKCSHSFNLLDARGVIAVTERTRYIGRIRSMARQVAQLYLEQRESLGFPLQKAS